AGGGTTTGGGTTGGCGCAGAGATGCCCATCGTCTAACTCGAATAAATGCACATGAATTCGACactgggaagaacagtttttaTCATCATTCTGCCTTTTGATTTCGATTCCAATTTCACAACTAGGTTTTGGTATTGTAGATGTCGAGTTGCAATTTCTAATCAATTGGAATTGCGGAACTTGATTTTGGTGGATTCatacatttaattttttttgtttgtttgagtcCTATTCTTGATGTGCGGAAAAGGAAGGCGGTTCGATTGAGCAAAGATGTCGACTCCAAACGTCGCCAAATTAACAATGGGTAAAATTTTCTCTTAAGCACCTTAATTTATGCACAATTTCAgttttctttgttgttgttgttgttgttgctgcgaaTTTGAACATCATTAACTGGGTTTTTCCATTAAGTAATGATAAAGTGTGAGCTACTGTATAATTGAGTTGGTTATGCTTGtgaatttgtttgttttgattgaatttaaaGCCTTTTATGTGGGGGGATTGGCAAAGGAACCATGGGTCAGCTTTTAATTGGGGATTCAGTTCATAGATTCGATTGTATGGTTTGGTTAATAGAGGATCTCATTTTCATGTGTTATTTTTCCTATGCTAAGAAACTCCTGAGCAAAGATAATTACATGTTGCAACCAGTTACTGTGTAGAAAAGCAAGGAATTCTGGAAATCAAATATATACAAAATTTTTGTAATTGGTTCCATTACATAGTTGGATTTCATTGTTCTGCATTCTAATGCCAATCTTTTCCTCCATTTATGtgatatttttgtttatttggtaGTCTGTGTATCATGAATGTAATCATTGTTTATTATAAGACGACTAGTAATTTGATTTCTTCCACAAGTATATTTGGTGTGGTCTTATTAGATGTGGGATTGGATAATGAAACATGAGCCGGTGGTTTCAAGAAAGAAAGTTGCTCGCGTCCTATTTTCCGTTAACCTCTTCGCCGCGGCTACCTGTCCCCTCTTTTAGGTTTGCTCGATTCGTTTACctgatttttgttttaagaattagggtttttcaattcgtttttagggttctttgcgtttgttcaattcttttttagggtttgttcaattcgtttcttcaattcattttttcaattcgtttttagggttcaattcgtttgttcaattcgtttttagggtttgttcaatttgtttttacggtttgtttaatttgtttgttcaattcgtttgtccAGTCACTATAGCTAGGCCTAACATGGTAGGAGTATGTGAGAGACACTGACAAAATAAATCAATGTAACAATGCAACTATTTTCTATGCGCATCCTCTGCTAGATTTTCCTGTATATAGACTTAGTGAGGTAGTGTACAGTTGTTGTCACTGATCATTGGTTCggcttaacttcccttgctTTATTCCAAATCATGTTTTGATGACGAGTTCTGGTCTTCCCGTTATGATTATATTTTGGCCTTCATCTCTGTTCCACATTACAAGCTTTTTCCTTAAAAGACATCCTAATTTGAAAGTGTAACAATTTTTTTCATGAAAGTACTATTCTTAGAGGTCGTACCCAGTTATTCTCATAAAGTTGTGAGGTCTCGGTAGAGTCCAAGAAGTCAATGATCTCTTTGCAGCTACCATTTTTCCATATGATATGTAAGGTCGGTTATTAGTTTGTTGTAGTGTAGATTCCGGGTGATAATCATTCTGGCTTGTGAGTATAATTTTTAGGTCAGCATAGCTTCTTCATCCCTGAAAATAAATCATTCGTGATAGCCTCAATCTCAAAATAGTATAATCCCCTCCCCCCCCCCATTTGTATAtatgttttaagtttttaacaGAAGATTGATTAGTTAATTCGGCTTTGGTAGGCTGTCGTTCATAGAGCTAAGAACTCAAAATATTCAGCTGATGAGGATATGGAGGAGACAGATGTTAAAGATCCAAATTTAAAGCAATCTCTGGAGTCTGCTACTTCTCAGATTAGCCAGCTAGCTCTTTCTAATAGTCCTACTGGTAAATCTTCACTGAATTCTATTGTGGGATCAGATACGGCCAATGCAGGTGTAGATATTGACTTTTTGACTTTTTATGTCTGTACATTGATGATCTGCATGCAGGTGTTGCCAATCTTGCAGCTGTTTTTCTGTTCCCGCTTTTcataaattattttcagatGGGTGTCACTGGAGCAGCCACTGCCACTGTTGTGTCTCAGTATGCACTTTCTTCCTGAAGTCTGTTAGTCGGCTTTCTTTTAACTATATTGGTAATCATGCTGCTTGTTTGTGCTCCAGATACATAGGTAGCTTCTTGATGATTTGGTTTCTTAGCAAGAGAGTAATATTATTACCTCCAAAATTTGGAGATCTGAAGTTTGGGGTCTATTTAAAATCTGGTGAGTGTCAGAGAAATGTTTATGGTTATTTTCTGTTTTTGATTCTTTATCCAACACATTGATTTTAATAACCTTCTACTTAATAATCACCATTACAAACTTCTTAAATTAGTCTGCTTAAGTGGCCATTGTTTGTACCTACTTAAAGTGTTACTCGTACATGTTTGGATTGCCGTCTGTTTCCTTATGTTTACCTTTTTTCCAGGTGGATTTCTGATTGGAAGAACTGTGGCTGTTTTGATAACTATGACGATTGGGACCTCGATGGCTGCTCGTCAaggtcctctagctatggctgcTCATCAAATCTGTATGCAAGTGTGGTTGGCTGTCTCTCTTTTAACTGATAGATTGGCCGCATCTGGTCAGGTATGAGCTTTCATCTAACTAGGAGGTTCGATATCCAGGCTATAGGTTTTTCAGGCATCTAGACTACCTCTATTCTACAGTGCTTGTccattatgatttatgattatcacaaaagttgaagattgtgaataatgtgtgggttttaaccaaataggaaaagcttcttggattaataagcatttgttgttgtccaaagatcctgatttgtgaacaataaaccaaataggaaaagctacatattttctcagagtattacacttattacatgtttaatatgaatagttttaactttctaacactcattccaatctacttatgcaaatttaaggcttgtttggtcgttataggtcatattaggctaaaatgaggcttttttgctcccaaatatgaaataaagaaccttaggactcattttaaacatattaaatgttttatatgattagttttaactttacaagacttaatccaatctatttatgcacattcatgacttctttggccgttataggtcatatttaggctaaaatgacattttcgctcccaactttgatctaacgaacttaaaaactaatttcaaacttattacatgattcatatgattatttttaacttttcaagactcaatcctatctattatgcacatttgagacttgtttggtcgttataggtcccaactatgaaccaaagaacctaaggactcattttaaacttactaaatgttttatatgcttatttttaactttctaggactcattccaatccatttatgcacatttaaggctcattgtgtcgttatgggtcatatttaggctaaaatgacattttcgctcccaactttgaacttaagaacctaatgactcattttaaacttattatatgataaatatgcttagttttaagtttctaagacttattctaatctacttatacccatttaatgcttgtttgatcgttataggtcatatttaggataaaataaggcattttcgatcccaactttaaaataaagaacctaaggacttattttaaacttattacatgtttaatatgcttagttttaagtttctaagacttattctaactacttatacacatttaaggcttgtttggtcgttataggacatatttaggctaaaatgacattttcgctcccaactatgaaccaaagaacctaaggactcattttaaacttactaaatgttttatatgcttatttttaactttctaggactcattccaatccatttatgcacatttaaggctcattgtgtcgttttaggtcatatttaggctaaaatgacattttcgctcccaactttgaacttaagaacctaaggactcatttttaaattattatatgattaataagcttagttttgagtttctaggacttattctaatctacttatacccatttaatgcttgtttgatcgttataggtcatatctaggctaaaataaggcattttcgctcccaactttaaaataaagaacctaaggactcatttaaaacttattacatgtttaatatgcataattttaacgatctaagactcgttccaatctatttatgcacctataggctcattgggtcgttataggtcatatttaggctaaaatgagcattttttctcccaaatttgaaataaagaacctaaggactcatttaaaaccttttaaatgattaatatacttagctttaagtttccaagactcgttccaatctatttatgcacatttaaggttcattgggtcgttataggtcttatttaggctggattgacattttcgctcccaactttgaactaaagaacctaatgactcattttaaactttttacatgtttaatatgcatagttttaactttctaagactcattcgaatctattaatgcacatttaaggctcattggttcgttataggtcatatttaggctaaaatgatattttcgctcccaaatttgaactcaagaacctaaagacttattttaaactttgtacatgattaatatgcttagtttaaagtttccaagacttattccaatctatttatgcacatttaaggtttgtttggtcgttattggccatatttaggctaaaatgagcattttctctcccaaatttgaaataaagaacctaaggactcattttaaaccttttaaatgattaatatacttagctttaagtttccaagactcgttccaatctatttatgcacatttaaggttcattgggtcgttataggtcttatttaggctggattgacattttcgctcccaactttgaactaaagaacctaatgactcattttaaactttttacatgtttaatatgcatagttttaactttctaagactcattccaatctatttacgcacatttaaggctcagtgggtcgttataggttttatttaggctaaaatgacattttcgctcccaaatttgagctACATAACCTAAGAATTCATTTtataccttttacatgattaatatgcttagatttaagtttccaagactattaggacattgttatttgttgcttgaatgttaaagtgtgatatttaatttgaatttaatctaatgcttagttgaaatttctgtttttgtaaaggtctacactccgaggaatgcgcctatactagtgaggaaattgatgtggttcgtgagcaacggGCTAAGTGTTTTACCCGCAAGTATTTACTATTGGcttgagcgcgcttgatcgaggtggtttagttgttatagaacaatcgtttccattaaaatgtatgcgtacattgaaattggaacgtatatttgaatgtagtacgtgcactttggttttgggatatatatatatgtatacaaaacaccagttattattttttatatttgttctacaggttgcgatattttatttattgttgttgacaggttcctatatttggtgcaagacaccctaggtatagataaataaaactaaaattttcccgccaaaagcacagctttgttgcagggggcatatacttgttcgctgcaacaagtgtgtaaaattaggcaaaaatcaagacttgttgcagcgtacaaaatgatgtacgctgcaacagactggtttgttgcagcgaacaaaatgatgtacgctgcaacagactggtttgttgcagcgtacaaataaaagcccgctgcaacaaaccagtctgttgcagcgtacatcattttgtacgctgcaacaagtcttgatttttgcctaattttacacacttgttgcagcgtacatgcaaatgtacgccgcaaaaaagtacttttcgcagcgtacattgtacgctgcaacaagtcaatacttgttgcaggccccccagttgcagcatacgatgtacgctgcaacaggggtctaaaagcccgctgcaacaagggttttttctactagtgatgtatcattgtgggctatccaaaggaaacaaaggggtattacttctacaatacatctgagaacaaggtgtttgttgctcgagatggtatctttttggaaaaggatcacatttccaaaatgacaagtgggagaaaagtagacctcgaagaaattcgagtcgaacaacaaactctaaagAATGctaggatgaaactcagagatctttagaagtttctggtgagaatcatggtcaatctagaaatgtaaccccgcgtagatcgcagagatatagatctcaaccggaaaggtacttaggtattttgacgaacgagagctatgatgttctattacttgaaagtgatgaacctgcgacttaaaaacaagctatgacgagccctagctccaagcaatggcaagaagccatgtaatctgaattagactctatgtctgaaaaccaagtatgggatttggtcgattttccagatggctaccaagccattagaagcaaatgggttttcaaactgaaaaaggacaaggatgggaaacttgaagtgttcaaagctagattggttgcaaaaggttacaggcaagtccacggtgtggattacgatgaaaccttttcaccagttgcaatgctaaagtctattcggataatgttagcaatcgctgcatattacgattacgaaatatggcagatggatgtcaaaaccgctttcttaaacggcgttttagcagaaactgtgtttatgacacagcctgagttttgaggatccaaagaatgctaaaaaggtatgcaagctaaagaaattaatatacggattgaagcaggcatcaaggagctggaatatacgttttgatgaagcagtcagtgactttggtttcatcaagaacacagacgaatcttgtgtatacaagaagatcagcaggagcaaaattgcttttctagtattatatgtcgacgacatattacttatcggaaatgaaattcctatgttgaactctgtcaagatttggcttgggaaatgttttttgatgaaggatctaggagaagcacagtacatattgggcatcaagatttacagagataaatataaaaggatgattggacttagtcaaagcacttatatcaataaggtgcttgataggttcaagatggcagactccaagcgaggctacctacccatgtctcatggaatgactctaagcaagactcagtgcccaaaaacacttgatgagcgtagacgaatgaatgggattccatatgcatcattgattggttcaataatgtatgctatgatatgtacacgctcggatgttgcgtacgcactcagtgctacgagcagataccagtcagactcGGAAAtgttatcagaatcggaaaataattccggaaacggaaatattaaatatttgttcgaaacggaaattaatttcggaatcggaaatattaaatattgttcgtatcggaaatgaattccggaaccgggaatttaatcgggagcgcatcgtacgaattagcatcggacgaggcttgctagacgaaggcccagcacgaagccaggcccgcgcccagcaagccaagcgcccaaacacggagctgccacagcctcgccaggcccagcgcaaggccaggcccagcaaggccataggcgcgcgcgggcttatgctcgtgggctgcgaggcagcacctgctcgtgtgggccgcaaggcttgcgtaggtgcgtgcgttcctcgtggtcgtgcaacactcgtgttcgtaacgaatcctaatcgtattggaattcgtgcattgattaaatcctaattctaatcctaagagattaaatttattatttagagttctaataggattctaattaataaatccatatcctagtaggattataattcctttccataaactctataaatataggcctagggtcacatatttaatagacgatattgaagtattcaaaggtaagatttttaagcaaaaatcagccaaacacttgcaacccaaatagccgaaaatctaagtaaccgtaagggcgattctagttggtcaagcttaaggcggatccggacgtgctgtggactatctacggagggacgacacttggagtcctaaagacttgttcttgttcggttcgggcgcagctagggagggcacgctacaaagtgtatgcatttgaattatgctaaatgattatgtgtaaataatatgtttcctggctttatggtttttccacatgatttatgtttattcatatgtatcataacctaacaatgtctgtacaaaaggtcaaggtatacttagttctttccctagttctttcatttcaacttttagcccccagttgctattatgtcttctcattaatgatgttttcagatttcgattttagatgcccgtgtcatatgtccgAGTAGGGtaagccttggttaagtgccaagtcctattgacaatgtctgattttttcaaaggggattcgcaagcatttgaattaccatgaacgggtgccctgagttcgaaggaacgatggggcgatgccgtagaataatcctctttattgcaagcttactgcctttactacttgttggcgattatgactgtgtctagtggtgaaagaatgTCTTTAGgtgagttagtttgctttagggagggtcaagtcgagtactttagaggtcatggacgctcgcgctagcccccattcaattgaggcaaagagatcttttgagtattggctaagtgcctaggagtgtgagtgctccttctggcaagggtacgtgctcttattattttccgatgtgtgctcattttggcatcttgatgacttggattcttcctttgacttaaatttttctttcgatttggattgcaagtaattaaatttcaataagggactctatttttttattcttgttattctataggttttaacatttttgcaaattggttggaccggatcatggattgcctacgtatccgccttaaatagatttgatttggaatcaggtcttgcgtagttcttagccagaaaatggtttcttagaatgccgattgtttttatatttattcTATAGGTTGTggtattctattattgttgttgaaAGGTTcatatatttggtgcaaggcacgtATAGACAAATAGAATTAAACTTTTCCCTCCAAAAGGACGACTCTGTTGCAGGGGGCATATacttgttcgctgcaacaagtATGTGAAAATAGGCAAAAATGAAGACTTGTTGCAGGGGACATATTgttgttcgctgcaacagggtaggtctgttgcagcgtacaaattgttgttcgctgcaacaaacctaccctgttgcagcgtacaccaatttgtacgctgcaacaggtcatgaattttgcctaattttacacacttgttgcagcgtacatatatatgtacactgcaaaaaagcactttttgCAGTGAACATTGTACGCTACAACAAGtctggacttgttgcaggccccccagttgcagcatacgatgtacgctgcaataggGGTCTAAAAGCGCGCTGCAACAAgcgttttttctactagtggagtGGAAttgtaatgtttgaaatagggtgaaataagtgaattttattattattttaatctgctgctttgccgtaagccaaaaaatttgttttatttttttaagtacatgtatttgcacaatgtatttgcacaaaaatcttttcatatgttttttggtacgcatatctgaatacgtgctgtaccccccaaagtgttcgttatttttccgtgcacgtgcggataaaatgacgagcacttctggacaaaatttggcaagcagagatattcagcgcccaggctggggcgttaaagattccggcgcccagctctgggcgttgaaagtgatttatggggagatttcttggcgcgttgcttcttttcgttttgtgccaaatatttgcgaatctttttctGTGCGCTAAATGTTTTTTTAGACGAaatttaaaggcgctttgcaaagtttcttttttattatttacattttttttacgttaagcgtagaatgtacttttcatttgtcttttttttttatttgtggctcaagacggcttgaaagatgggttgaatgagataggataatttgtataggtattagtcaagcatgagggttggaaagggtagaagattgtAGAaccttatgtagtttttgtggtatgatttggattggttgactcaattcttttccttcgtttacttgggtaagtTTTGCACTTTGGGGGGTACAGGCTAAGTATTTCACggctcgctcttttctctctcccttttctctttctattttttcttttttgcttgggatttctccccctttttatttgggctgaaaggtagatggttgtggtctttgagtcacgaggcgagactgagtgagcctcgtttggtaggcctataagtggacctttaattgtcttactttgcaagcgtttttagtcgtttcttaaaatgtgcaaatagcgtagattcaaaatgttgtttttattttattgaaatttaacgaaagaattacatcgaaaataattttttttgcttcttttcggattccagtttccgggatttaattggaagttgtgatttagactcgaactttcattaatttttctgattataacccatgtatgaatacaaggaggtgacctagactcaaaataatgacgtggcgtaagcccaTAATatttgaccaagcgactctcagacttaggctaattggaccataactttcgttggttgacactttagattttaacccttgggtgttcatttgtcatgcaccattttgcttaatgttggcaaggtagttagttggggagatcgaattttcattttcgcaagactagaatcattagtgcggcttccctcttagtgtgtattgctttaccccgatggtagccttatggcatgccgatttgggtattttcatggttcgtcatgttgcgttcatagaaaatcttttagtccgtacttaggagtatttcaaggagcgagtggctcgagaggactatgatagtcgtgacccaacgtgatcataagccttgaggccattaattttttgccaatggtattgacacctta
This sequence is a window from Spinacia oleracea cultivar Varoflay chromosome 1, BTI_SOV_V1, whole genome shotgun sequence. Protein-coding genes within it:
- the LOC130465492 gene encoding protein DETOXIFICATION 45, chloroplastic-like; translation: MEETDVKDPNLKQSLESATSQISQLALSNSPTGVANLAAVFLFPLFINYFQMGVTGAATATVVSQYIGSFLMIWFLSKRVILLPPKFGDLKFGVYLKSGGFLIGRTVAVLITMTIGTSMAARQGPLAMAAHQICMQVWLAVSLLTDRLAASGQV